The Prionailurus bengalensis isolate Pbe53 chromosome E4, Fcat_Pben_1.1_paternal_pri, whole genome shotgun sequence region TGTGAGGACGAAATGGGGCAGCTTAGCTCACTGCAGGTACTCAAACATTTCTTGTTAGTGTATTGAGTGTAATACCAGAGGCAGAAATGtccctgccctcctcttcctttccacaGCAGGTGTGAGACCAGCTTCCGGCTATGCTAACAGACTTCCCAAAGGAGCTGGGACTTGGGAAGagaccctccccctttcccttcctccagtGAGGGATGCCCAGGCCTTCCTGGTTATTCAGATCCCAGGGAGGAATGGATTTGAGTGTGCCGCGGCAGCTCACCTCCACGTCTTTGGGGCCTGGTGCCCTAGCTATCACCCAGAAAGTCTAGAGAGGCAGATGGGAGCCCCTGGGGCCAGGAATGTTTATAGCCCCTCACAGCCTCCAACCTGCCCTGAACACTCCCTCCAATCTGGGGAGCAGGTTCGGAGTCAGGCTGGGAGCCTCACGAAACCAAAGAGATCCCTTTGTCCCAAGACACAGGGCCAAGAACTGTAAATCCCAAAGTCTTTCAGGCAGAAGCATGGGACCCAGCTCCCCTCCTGCTGCCTGCTGAAGGAGGGCCTCTAAATCACCCAGGACAGACATCCTCAAGGACACGTGGGTAGCAGTGGGGGCTGAGAAAGCCTGCAATCTAGTTAGAGGGGCCCATACCCCACACAgggtcacacagacacatgtGTATGAACATGCACACAGTTGTTCATGTTTAGTCCTCTTACACGACACCCTCTCCCACACAGGCCTACTTCTTATGGGTGAGATCCATGCCCCTGAAGCAGCACGCGTGCACACATACAACGCGTGTGCTCCGAGCTCCTATCTGCCTAAACTTAAGGCTTAAGGTAGGGTTTGGGGGCAGCGCAGTGAATTTTGTAAAAACTGGGCTGCCTAAGAGCACATTTCAGAGGCCCTTCACAGTCTTCCCACCCACGGTCTTCATCAGAGAAAGGAACGGCCCAGAGAGTAGGAAAACTCACTTAGCAGATAGGTGTTGAGTTTATGACTCCTTTCCCAGAGGTACAGAGACGCAGCCTAGGCTGTTTGGGGGGAGAAGTCCCTTCCAAATACCAACAGCATCCCCCTGTCATGCCGTGCTATGACAGGAGCTCACAGCAGTAGCGATAATTTGAAAGATCCTGGAAGATGGTTTCAGGgtagagatgggggtggggcaggttgTCGTGTTCCCATGGCAGCCTGTCTCATTGCCATGGCAACACGTTCGCCCTCCATTCAGTGGAGTCCTCGTTTCTGTAATGGGTGGAACGCTGTGGCGCTTCTCAGGATGGTGGTGGCCCCGTAGTCTTTCTGGGAAAGAGCATTTCCATCCTAGGCCAGGCAGGGTAGGAGCCTACAGAGGCTGTCAGAAAGGGCTGGCTTTTCTTGCAGGCAGAAGGGTGTGGATTTCCTGTCAGTTTCCCTACTGACAAGCCTCTACTTCTTACTACAGAAACCAACTCCCCAGCTGTTGGGGGGCCTCCAAGAAGGTCCCCATAGGGCAGACTGACCTTTCTCGATGTCCACCAGGGCCGACTCAGTTGGAAACCCTTCCCGGCATGAAGTGGGGCCAGGTGCTGTCTGGAGACTGATTAGGCTCACCATTCATTGGCTGCAGGCCTTCAGTGAGTTATGTATCTTTCTGAACCTCAGGGTTCTCACCTGAAAGTGGGGATACTGCATGCCCAGTGTCCTCGGTGGTTACAAGGATGCAGAAAAGTGATACAGGTAGAGAACAGGCCGCATCCAGGGCtttccctgggggagggggatgggtggcCCAGGCCACTCTTGCATGCAGACTTCAGTGCCTTGGGGCTGAGCGCCCCAGCAgaggtctggggggggggggtgttgctgGAGTGATCTTTAAGCTTCAGTGGAAAGGGTAGTGGTTGGCATCATTTTCCAGATCGAGCTGTCCAACTGGCTGTAAACTTCCCTGGGAAAGGAGGAGGTGCTTCAGCCGTCTTCCCCTGGCCTAGATcagtgctactcaaagtgtgggcCATGGCTCGTGCCCCTCTGCGAAATGTTGTCACCTGCAGGCAATGAGCTAAGTCTAGGAATTAAGAGGACAGCTGCAgcaattttaatagaaatttgaTGTTGCCGAAACACTGAAGCAGCAACCAGTTCcggtttctctttatttttaaaattttaaaaattttcagcgATTCatcgcgtgtgtgtgtgtgtgttttaagtagtGATCTGCCCCAGACTGGGGAAAAACAATCTGGTTCTTCATATCTctagtttgaaaagcactgagCTTGATAAGACTAAAGTCATCTTAAAACCAGTAAAAATCCAATTGAGGAGCGAGGGAAAACTATCTAATCGGCGCTGCTTGCAAAAATTAGCCACAAATCACACTCAGGATGTTTGGGCAgcatttcctttattgtttcaGGACAGAAGCCCCAGTCCCCCTCCCACTGCcctaccctccaccccccaccctcagctCAGACGCCTAGTCTGGGGTTTGAAATTCatgcccccgcccccatcccgCACCTGGCGCTCAGCCAAGCGCAGCGCTCCCCGCGGACGCTTCCGGGAGGCGCGGTCTGCCGCTTCCCGTAGCGCAGGCCGAAGGAGTTCCAGTTGTAGGCGGACAGGTCCTTCTCCCGCTGAACCAGCACCGCGCCCCGCGGGGCGGGGATCAGGCGGCTGCGGGGGGCGCACAGGCCTGGCCGCTGGGGCCCCGCGGCACTCTCGGGAGGAGGGCACAGCGAGGCCCCCCGCGCGTTGGGCTGGGCCCCGGCGGGCTTTCTCTCCGCGCATCGCGGGCTCTGCTCCCACGGGGCCAGGAGGGCCTGGGATCCGAGCCGCTGGCCTAGGGCAGAACCACGGGGAGAGGTTGAGGTGAGGCCAGGAGAGAAGGCTTTGGAACACCCGCTCCCACCCCTAGCCTGTGCTTCCCTCTCATAGTTCCTGGTCCCTTTCATTCCTGGACCTCTAggaagcccagagcccaatgcagaccATCTTAGCCCCCCAGGGGGTTAGGTCACTGGCTCCTCTTTCAACATAGCTTTGGTTTCAAATGGTTGCCAGAATGATCTTAAATGTCTTTTGTATTAAATCACTTCCTGTTCGGAAGCAAACAGGGTAGAGCTTGGAAATTAGCCTGCAGTATTTGTTGGACACTCAAGTTGGGCATTTCTTGGCTCACTGCCTGGCCCTCTGTCTTGTCTCTGTCTCAGGCTCCCCCACTGGACTGAGCTCCTTGGGGCGGGTGGGAGCTGTGTTCATTCAGTTCTCTGAGTGCTTGAAACAGTGATCTGCGCCTGCACGTAGTAGGGCTTCAAATGCTTGTTAAATATATAAGAGCAAATGAAAAGTCTGTAGTTAACAAAAACAAGGGTAGAGCTAAGACCACTGGGCCCCACACCTCTCCCCCAGTTAGTGTGACCCCCTAATAAGCTGCATAAGGGCTCAGTGAAGAATGAGAAATTATCTGGGTCACCTTCACCTgctcacccctgcctccccagatATAATCTCTTTCCTTCACACTGAGGGCTAACAAGGCTAATTAGGAAGGCACTTCACATGCAAGGCTTGTTAAATTCACTGTAATTTTTGGCAGTAAAATAGTGCAACTAGCTCTGAGTAGACAGGAACCCCAGCCAATTGTGGCACGAGATTAGTGGAAATGAGGCCTGGTGTGTGAGtgggtgtgttgggggggggggtagttggCTTTGAGCCCTGCTCCTCAATGCCTTGGCATACTTTGGAGGAGAGGAGTGTGGGCGTGGTTCAGAGTTAATGCTAATCTTCCTAGAAGGCCCCTCCCGCCTTGCTTAGGGCCtggctgaggcagggagggatgATGGCTTTCTTCCCAGTGACACCCATCATCCCTGCAGTAGGATTACTGCTCAGGCTACTGTGTGTGGCCTCACCTAGAGCCACTTGCCAAAAAGAGTCAACAGGTCAATGTCCCTGGGGGGAAAGCAGTGAGGTTATTCTCTGGGGGAGCCTCCCTCACCCAGAAAGAACACGTGGATCCCAGGAGAGAAGACACTGTTGGCCAAGGGCACCCGGGCCATCTTCTCTTTGCTCTGGGATATCTTATGGGCGCAGTGATATCACACGTGTACAGGGGACGCTCCAAGTTCCATGGCTAGAGAACTACCGCAGGCCAGAGAGGCCAAGCCGCATCTCATGTGCCCAGGAAACTGACCACCAAGCAGTGTTAAACCCACAACTCCTGTTCCGGGGACTAGCTCGTGCTGCTCAGAGGCACGCTCTTGGCAGTTCCTGCACCTGCAGGGCTGTTGCAGCATTTGATTGACTTCCGGGGTTTTCTTTGCCTCTTTGGGCCTCCGTTTCTCCAGCTAATCAGTTGCACAGTGAACTCATAAGGTTGACAGATATTAACA contains the following coding sequences:
- the KISS1 gene encoding metastasis-suppressor KiSS-1 yields the protein MNSLVSWQLMLFLCATSFRETFEKVAPVENPLSTGQRLGSQALLAPWEQSPRCAERKPAGAQPNARGASLCPPPESAAGPQRPGLCAPRSRLIPAPRGAVLVQREKDLSAYNWNSFGLRYGKRQTAPPGSVRGERCAWLSARCGMGAGA